A genomic region of Entelurus aequoreus isolate RoL-2023_Sb linkage group LG19, RoL_Eaeq_v1.1, whole genome shotgun sequence contains the following coding sequences:
- the enc3 gene encoding ectodermal-neural cortex 3: MSVSSHENRKSRSSSGSMNIHLFHKTSHADSLLTQLNLLRKRKLFTDVVLKAGKQAFPCHRAVLASCSRYFEAMFSGGLRESRDAEVDFHDSLHPEVLELLLDYAYSARVIINEENAESLLEAGDMLQFHDIRDAAAEFLEKNLHQSNCLGMMLLSDAHQCQRLYELSWRMCLADFATLYKTEDFLNLPRDKVRELTLSEELEVEDESLVYEAVIDWVKADMERRHGELPELLRCVRLALLPETYLLNNVASEELVMCHKVGREIVEDAVRCKMRILQNDGIVTGFCARPRKVSQALLLLGGQTFMCDKVYVIDNKTKEITPKTDIPSPRKECSACAIGCKVYVTGGRGSENGASKDVWVYDTLHDEWSKAAPMLVARFGHGSAELDHTLYVVGGHTSLAGSFPASPSVSLKQVEQYDPQTNKWALVAPLREGVSNAAVVGAKNKLFAFGGTSANRDKYPKVQCFDPCQNRWTVPATCPQLWRYTAAAVVGSHVVVIGGDTEFSASSAYRFNSETYQWSKFGDVTAKRISCHAVASGNRLYVVGGYFGAQRCKTLDCYDPSSDSWDSVTSVPYSLIPTAFVSTWKYLSA, from the exons ATGTCCGTCAGCAGCCATGAAAACCGCAAGTCCCGCTCCAGCTCGGGCTCCATGAACATCCACCTCTTCCACAAGACGTCGCACGCCGACAGCCTCCTGACGCAGCTCAACCTGCTCCGCAAGCGCAAGCTCTTCACCGACGTGGTCCTGAAGGCCGGGAAGCAGGCCTTCCCGTGCCACCGCGCCGTCCTGGCCTCCTGCAGCCGCTACTTCGAGGCCATGTTCAGCGGCGGCCTGCGGGAGAGCCGCGACGCCGAGGTGGACTTCCACGACTCGCTGCACCCGGAGGTGCTGGAGCTGCTGCTGGACTACGCCTACTCGGCGCGGGTCATCATCAACGAGGAGAACGCGGAGTCCCTCCTGGAGGCGGGCGACATGCTCCAGTTCCACGACATCCGGGACGCGGCGGCGGAGTTCCTGGAGAAGAACCTGCACCAGTCCAACTGTCTGGGCATGATGCTGCTGTCGGACGCCCACCAGTGCCAGAGACTGTACGAGCTCTCGTGGAGGATGTGTCTCGCCGACTTCGCCACGCTCTACAAAACCGAGGACTTCCTCAACCTCCCCAGGGACAAAGTGCGGGAGCTGACGCTCAGCGAGGAGCTGGAGGTGGAGGACGAGAGCCTGGTGTACGAGGCCGTCATCGACTGGGTCAAGGCCGACATGGAGCGGCGGCACGGCGAGCTGCCGGAGCTGCTGCGCTGCGTCCGCCTGGCGCTGCTGCCGGAGACGTACCTGCTCAACAACGTGGCCTCGGAGGAGCTGGTCATGTGCCACAAGGTGGGCCGGGAGATCGTGGAGGACGCCGTGCGCTGCAAGATGCGGATCCTGCAGAACGACGGCATCGTGACGGGATTCTGCGCCCGGCCCAGGAAGGTCAGCCAGGCCCTGCTGCTGCTCGGCGGGCAGACCTTCATGTGCGACAAGGTCTACGTCATCGACAACAAGACCAAAGAGATCACGCCCAAAACCGACATCCCCAGCCCCAGGAAGGAGTGCAGCGCCTGCGCCATCGGCTGCAAG GTTTATGTCACAGGGGGGCGTGGCTCTGAGAACGGCGCCTCCAAAGACGTCTGGGTCTACGACACTCTGCACGACGAGTGGTCCAAAGCGGCGCCCATGTTGGTCGCCAGGTTCGGACACGGGTCGGCGGAGCTGGACCACACGCTTTACGTTGTGGGAGGACACACCTCTCTCGCGGGCTCCTTCCCCGCCTCCCCCTCCGTGTCGCTCAAACAGGTGGAGCAGTACGACCCCCAGACGAACAAATGGGCGCTGGTGGCGCCGCTCAGAGAAGGCGTGAGCAACGCCGCCGTGGTCGGCGCCAAAAACAAGCTGTTTGCCTTCGGAGGAACCAGCGCGAACAGGGACAAGTACCCCAAGGTGCAGTGCTTTGACCCCTGCCAGAACCGCTGGACCGTCCCGGCGACGTGTCCGCAGCTTTGGCGCTACACGGCGGCGGCGGTCGTCGGGAGCCACGTGGTCGTGATCGGCGGCGACACGGAATTCTCCGCCAGCTCCGCGTACCGCTTCAACAGCGAGACGTACCAGTGGTCCAAGTTCGGCGACGTGACGGCCAAACGGATCAGCTGCCACGCCGTGGCGTCTGGGAACAGACTCTACGTCGTCGGCGGCTACTTTGGGGCGCAGAGGTGCAAGACGCTAGACTGCTACGACCCGTCGTCGGACTCCTGGGACAGCGTGACCAGCGTTCCCTACTCGCTCATTCCCACGGCCTTCGTCAGCACATGGAAGTACCTGTCAGCCTAG